DNA from Mobula hypostoma chromosome 4, sMobHyp1.1, whole genome shotgun sequence:
TGATAAGAAGTGGTGAGAATTAGAACTAGAattgggaatggaaaaaagagagaagaagaGGGGGAAGAAGTTACTGAAGTTAGAGAAAGGTTAGGTTAAATGGAATCCAGGAACAATTAGAATTGGCTTGGTGAAAGGGgatagagagtggtggtggaggaccGTTTTTTTTCAGACTGGATTGGTATTGTTTGTCATTTATCTTAATGATTTAGGTGACAATGGTTAAGTCTGTGGAATGTAGAAAATTAGTTGTGTGTTGGGCAGTGACAAAAGTCGTCTAAGGTTGCAACAGGATCTAGCTCAACTGGGAAAGCCGGCAAAACTGTGGCCAAAGCAATTTAACTTAGACAAGTGCAAAATCAAGCAAATGAAAAGTAAACTGGAGCAGGGCTTGGATGGTGAAAGGCAGGGTCCTAGAAATTGTTGTAGGACATAGGAAAAGGCCTTTCAGCTCATGATGTCTGCACCAAGTACAacaccaaattaaactaaatttctTCTGCTGGCACAACCCATGTCACTCTGGATGTTTgtgagcctcttaaacaccattattgtatctgcttccaccacttccgcGCTGGCAGATGGTTCAGATACCCACTctttctgtgtttaaaaaaaagctgtcacacacatctcctttaaacttaccccttctcatcttaaatgcatgtcctccagtatttgacatttctacctttCTTATGATTCAGAATTTGTAAACTTATTTCAGCTCCTCTCTCAGCTTTTcgtgctctagagaaaacaacccaagttgtccaacctctccttacatcTCTTATCCTTTAATTCAGGCAATATCCCGGTAAACGTCCTTCTGTACACTTTCTAAAGACTCCACCTTCAtcctataatgtggtgaccagaattccAAGTACAGCCTAACCAACGTTTTGTATACAATATCTTCAACATGACTTGCTAATTCTTGTACTttctcctcattgccatctgagatacTGCCAATatcagtggtgttatcagcaaatttatatctTGCTTGTGCTGAGCTGTGAGTGTAGAGaggtgggctaagtacacacccttCAGgtatgcctgtgttgattgtcagcgaagatGACATGTGATCTCCTGATAAGGAAGCTGACCATCACAGGAAAAATACAAGGGcctaggttttgaagcttattaattagtagCGAGGGGATGGTTGTGGTGAAGGCCAACCTGCAATTAATAAAGACTAATGTTTGTTTTGTCATTATCTAGATGCTCCAAAACTGAGTAGACAGCCAGTGATATTTTATTCTTTGTAAAcccattgtggtgataggcaaattctAGAAGGTCCAGTCCCTGTTCAGGCAGAAATTAATTCCAGCTACcattaacctctcaaagcatttcagctcagtagatgtgagtgctgctgGAAGGTAATCATCGAGACAGCTCAGTCGATTCTTTGAAAGTGTGTGGAAATCTCAAAGCACTGTACTGAAAGGGTGAGCATATCTGTGAACATCCAGCCAGTGATCTGTACAGATTTCCAGTACCTTGTCAAGGTCACCATGATGCCCTGCAgaggttcatcctcttgaaagatgttctgacatcagcttCCAAGACAGATGCAGTGGGAATTCATGCATATGCAGTGTTATTCATACATAAGGCATTAAACTTAGAGAATGAAGCATCAGTCCCATTTATACTAGtaggttttatttattttaattagcaGTGCAGAgtggagtaggcctttctggcctttcaagccacaGCACCCCAGCAATCCCACAACCTTGATTAACCCTAAAGCCTGATTTCTGCTTCTGCGTTAACTCGACGCCATAACCTACGTGAGTAACTTAcacacgttgtgagcatttatatttgtgtgttgATGTGTCtccatcgctctgcaattcgggcacatcgcgcatgcgcacacagctgcccatgcaaggcttcatggtcatggtaatctttctcggggtaaacaaggagcgagtgtcttttttcgtaaaagcgaaatatgtcctccataatttcggaggtctgtaaagctttatggaaagagttgcagccagagttccttacctgcccttcagtcgcccaatgggaagttattgcagcgtaggatgaaatgcgatgctaccaagtggaccaatcacgtgcagttacattttgggagaggtgcgcgtggCCGCAACACAAGCTCTCACATAGGGTTCCGCGTCAgctttgcgtagggtttgcggcgacgcaATACTTAACAGTGACgcattgacgcagaagtataaatcaggcttaacaatttacaatgaccaatttatgtGCCTCTGGTTGTGTCCCTAACTTCATAAAGAATTGTCTTCTTGCTCTCACAGTAGTTGAACGAATTGTCGTAGGAAATGGTAGAGGTATGTAGAAATACCAGAGATATTGGTGTAGACTTGagtaaagggatatgggccaaacatgggctaAAGGGACCAGCTCAGAATCCAAAGGCCTATTTTCTGTCCTGTATAATCTAAAACTCCATAGGACACGGTGGTGCAGAACCACAGAGAGGAGGAGCAGGGAGACAGAGGAACACAGAGATAGACGCAAGGGTGGATAAGAACAGAGATACTCAGATGTGGAGACAGTGGGACACAGGACCCAGAGAGGCAGCTACAGAGTCTATAACAATTTCATACTTAGTGACCTTGTGAGTACGAGAAGGACCTAGAAATATAGAGAatgaagagagacagagggacagagaaaaaGGGAGATAAGCATACagcgagagagagaatgagagaattGAAGAGAGATGGAGTGGATGGGGGGGTGTGAAATTGCTGAATCAGTAGATACCCAGAGGATGAAGCTAGAATCTGTGTTGAGTGTTTCGGTCAAAGAATATTCATTCACTCTCTACCTATACATCACACTGAATGACAATGTGGCATGCACTTTCTGAAAACAGAAAAAGATTGCCTTTGTATAGCACCTTTTCCATCTCCATGATATCCCAAATCCCTTAAGAAAACTGGAGAATTGTGACGGTTATAAGCACAGCTGCAAATCTATGCTGTAAAACACCAGAAGCAAAAGTGAACTAAATGATCAGAATATCAAAGTGATGATAATGGAGGAAACAAAGTTACACAGGGCAAATGAGCTGGGAGAGGGGCAAGTTCGTTATAACACTGCCGTGATATGGTATATGTCAGGAtactgagtatagaagttgggatgttacctTGTACATAATGTTGCTAAGGTTCCACTTGCAATACTGTGGTGGAAGAAAGGCtgaattcaacatttaagagaaatttggataactaCATGGTTGGGATAAGTGTGGAGGActttggtccaggtgcagatcaatgagATTAGACAAATTAATTGTTcggcatgtactagatgggccgaagggctgttgGTCTGCTGTAGCGCTGAATCAAAATTGCAGGAATGCATCTGGAATCTATCCCTGCCCCCAGCTGGGATAACAACGGGTTATAATCTGgagacacctcatattccatctgggtaacctccagccTAATGGGATGAACATCAatatctctaacttctggtaattcccccttccccttcttgaattccccactctcacctcttctcttctcctctcctgcctatcatctcccactggtgctcctcctctttgCCTTTCGCCCATAGTCagctctcctctcttatcagattccttcttctccagctcttttcctacctatcacctcccagatttttacttcatcccccctcttctccacccacctggcttcacctatcaccttctagcttgtactccttccttcccccttcccacctccttattctgccttctttctccttcctttccagtcctgatgaaggggctcagcccgaaatgtcgactctttattcatttccatagatgctacacgCCCTGCTGAGGTCCTGTTGGTTggttattgatttattgattgagatacagtgtgaaataggcccttctggcccttggagACATTTCgcacagcaatcccctgatttaatggtagcctaatcatggggcaatttataatgaccaattatcctgcatttggactgtgggaggaaaccggaatacTTTGGGGGAACCcagacagtcacaggaagaatgtagaaaTGCCTTacagcagcagtgggaattgaaccctggttgcatgttgtgctaacaactatgctaccataccacccagcattttttatgttgcttgaattttccagcatctgcatagtCTCCTGTGTTGGGAAAATAAATTGTCACTATTTCAGGTGGAAACCTTGCATCTGGAGGGCATCAGTTCTTCAGAATATCTGCTGCTCCAAGTTATATATTGACTGAGTAACTCGAATGAAACAAATGAGGCAGAGAAAAATGTGATTAACCCCAGTGAGCAGTGAAGAGATGACTTGTTTACCACTCAGGGTTGCAAAAGGCAGCTTGGGCAATCACACAGGGCAGTATGGACCAAGCCTGTACGCTGCTGACTTAGTGCTATTCACCAAAAAGTTCATTATGTTTCATTGACTTCACACACAGAACAAACCCTGGGATGTGTGTGAAGTGCAGAGTGTTTCTTCTAAGGAGATTCACTTTAGTTTATATATAACTTGGGTATACGAGTTAGGAACCTAATTGCCTCTATAGATAATGTGGATGGTAACAATCCCAAAGGGTGAGGAGTCCAAGTCAAGTAGACATGGTTTAGGGTGAGGGAAAAATTTAGAAGGGACCAGGGCAGCAAccttttcactcagaaggttgtgagtatACAGAATGGACTGCCAGATGGAGTGGCTGAGGCATGTGCAATAGCACAATTTAGGAAGcttctggatagatacatggaaggGTGGGACTTGGAGGGATCTAGGCTAAATGATCTAGGACTAGATGGGTGGGCACAATGGTCCGCATGGATTTGTTGGCTAAAAATGCCTATATCCATGCTGCGTTTCTCTGACTCTATAACCTATAACTCTATAGTGTGTGTTATTTGAACTTACAGTATGTGCCTGTGAAGCTTCTCTAAGCAAGTTTTCATTGGACCTGTACATTagacttgtgcacatgacaataaactgaacttaatGTAAACCATCTTCTTTACTTAAAGCCCAGCAAAACAGCAGGAGGGGTTGTCAGTTGTGGACACATTTAACTAATTTTAACTCATTTCAAACAGTAAACGGAAGAGTGATTATCAACATAGAAGGGCACTCCCCAACCTTGTTTATGTACAGCCTGGATGAGAGGAAGGACTGCGCAATCCTAACCCTGACTAGGTATGGCATGAAGCTGGAagtcctgccccagaagagaggAGACCACAAGTTAAAGATCTACGCTAAGCCGTGGGACTCCGAATCAGAGACTTACACTTTTATTTGTGCCTATTTAATTAAGTGCGAGTCAGTGGATGAAAACTTCAAGCTGCCGAAGGTGTTCCATAACCCAATGGGCCCTAGCTGGCTCACAGAGATGAAAGGGCTGCTCCAACCCTCACACCCTGAGCCCCTCATTTACTGTAACGATGGCCGGTGCACGGTGCGCTTTATGGTGAATAAGGAACTGAGCTTCACCAGTAAACTCTCCTGCGACGAGGTTAACCTGTCAGATGAAGTCATGAGGAACCATGTATTCAAAACACATTTGGGCAACTGGGTGGAGTTCAAAATCCAGCTCCCACATTCTGGCCTCTATGTGTTTGCAATCTTTGCCAAGGACAAGGCCAGCCACAGCCCCGCACATGCCCATGTCTGCGAATATTTAATCTCCTGTGCCAACCACAATGTTCACTGGCCAGGCTTTCCCAAGATCTTCAGCTCCTGGACAGATGGGTGTGAACTGGTAGAGCCTCTGTCTGGCATCCTGCCCCCAAACCAGATTGTCAAGTTCAAGCTGAAGATCCCCCATGTCAGGAAAGTTCAGGTGTATGGAAAAGGAGCGTGTCCACTCAACATGAGCAAGGATGGCTACTGGGAGGGCATCTGCAACACCCAAGACGTCAAGCACCTCAATGTGGGTGTTTCGGACAAAATGTTTGACAACAAGTTTACATTTGCCCTTCAGTATGAAGTGGGAGACAAATAACATAGGTGAAGTTGCAATGGTGCTGACAGTCACCATCAGTAGCAAAAACGAGGCTGGTtggaataaaaatttaaaaaaaacttaaagtcTGTCTGAAGGTGTTTAGTAAAATGGTCTCCATTTCACACTGAAGCTTCACAGCTGACTAGAGACTATATTCAAACTATTCATTTAACACCTGGACCCCATGACATGCTCAAAGAAGAAAGAATTAGAAACTGAATATGACTTTTACGTCTTCAGAATGTCCAAAGATATTTCAGAGCTAATAAAttactttttaaagttttttaaATGTCGTGGTGTAGGGAACAATACAGCCATTTACTGTAAGTGACAGTTTGTCCTCAgtgccttagaacatagaacataggaatctacagcacattacaggcacttcagcccacaatattgtgccgaccatgtaacctactctagaaactgcctagaatttccctaccacatagccctctatatttctaagctccacgtacctatctaagagtctcttaaaagaccctattgtattcaagACCCTGTTGGTCTTGAAGGTACCTTAACAGGTTGGTCACCATGAGGAGACACATTGATTGGTGACCAAGGAGGCTTCAACAAAGCAACGTAAttatacgcaaacaacaggaattcgacagatgctggaaattcaagctccaacctgatggcatgaacatcgacttgtctaacttccgctaatgccccacctccccctcgtaccccatctgttactttttttttatacacacgttctttctctcactctcctttttctccctctgtccctctgaatttaccccttgcccatcctctgggttccccaccccccttgtctttcttcccggacctcctgtcccatgatcctctcatatcccctttaccaatcacctgtccagctcttggctccatccctccccctccccctccaactttcaaatctcttactcactcttccttcagttagtcctgatgaagggtctcggtccgaaacgtcgactgtaccgcttcctagagatgctgcctggcctgctgcgttcaccagcaactttgatgtgtgttaacgtAATTATACAGAAGCTTGGAAAGGGAAGTGAATCGAGACAAGGAATAGAACTGGAGGAGTACAGTGAAAATAGGGGTCGTCAGGCTGAAGGGAGTTGGGGAGGAACAAGGCTATCAGGGGGATCTTTAAATCAGGACAGTGGGAGAACAGGAGTGTAACAGGGGTGGTAAAGGACAGGAAAAAGGCGAGGGGATGTGGGGACAAGTTAACACACTGGGTGGTTGAGATGATCCGACATGGAGGGTGAATGGCGAGAACCCATAGAGAGAAGGTTAACATTGCTGAGAgcaaaggaaacaaaaaaaaataggaaatgTGTGGCTAAGTTTGGGGAGGGGGGTCAGATTGTGTGAGGGAAAAGCTAGGCTGTGATTGATGTCCAGCCTcaagagagagggtggagggataCAGAGAGCGGGCAGAGGGAAGAAAGTAAGTGGGTGaacagagggatggggaggttgAGGGAATGAGGGATGGGGAAAGTGAACAGAGAATGGGCTGGAGTGGTTGGAGTAGGTATCTACAAGCGGTAGTGATCAATGTGGTGTTCAAATCAGTTTTTTGTCTGTGATAAGACCCTGCAATCTGAGAGGAGCATTGGCTGGTGGAAACCTTACCCTGAGGAGGAACTGGTTTCTGCTCATTTGTAGCATGTCCTGTATATCAAGCTCTGTTCTCTCACTGGATCATGGCTGAATGGCTCCAGAATTGTCTGCCTACACCAGCACCAATTTGTATAGCACAATCACTTGATGTGCTGACAGATGGTAAGGTGTAAGTGAAGCACATCATTGTTCA
Protein-coding regions in this window:
- the ky gene encoding kyphoscoliosis peptidase produces the protein MAELTFREIHYDIYNLKSMKMDLSEFEALDAYACKVSPRSSVSALVEDLLLYASTDLEKIRAIWMWICCHIEYDVKGYHNKDKLHSGPEDVLKTGKAVCAGYSGLFCQMCSIAAVECTEISGYSKGYNYDMGKKFKGDSDHAWNAVFLEGKWHLLDSTWGAGHVNETCTKFTRKYVEFYFFTHPSLFINNHFPMEEKWQLITPRISLKIFEDMVFRTGDFFEMGLMYIHPDVQLISTVNGRVIINIEGHSPTLFMYSLDERKDCAILTLTRYGMKLEVLPQKRGDHKLKIYAKPWDSESETYTFICAYLIKCESVDENFKLPKVFHNPMGPSWLTEMKGLLQPSHPEPLIYCNDGRCTVRFMVNKELSFTSKLSCDEVNLSDEVMRNHVFKTHLGNWVEFKIQLPHSGLYVFAIFAKDKASHSPAHAHVCEYLISCANHNVHWPGFPKIFSSWTDGCELVEPLSGILPPNQIVKFKLKIPHVRKVQVYGKGACPLNMSKDGYWEGICNTQDVKHLNVGVSDKMFDNKFTFALQYEVGDK